Proteins from a genomic interval of Chryseobacterium indologenes:
- a CDS encoding glycerophosphodiester phosphodiesterase — MKNAFLASICFVGIQLYSGQSFDNQAHRGGKSLYPENTIPAMKNALKMNVTTLEMDLAITKDKKVILSHDAFLSPELVTKPDGTYIPEDSGFYYKIYDMPYAKIKTFDVGLKKLDRYPDQKKMKVQKPLFSEVIDACEAYARELKRPLPFYNIETKTRPFSDNIFHPEPREFVDLMMKIITDKHIQDRVIIQSFDPRTLEIIHKEYPGVMTALLVEKVDDKKLAQQQMHFKNIPLEKFKLYPDHLNGVAGDLKFLSFTPTIYSPEHHLVTPEMVRECHASGMKVIPWTVNTKERLKELKDMGTDGVISDDPRIF; from the coding sequence ATGAAGAACGCATTCTTAGCAAGTATTTGTTTTGTCGGTATTCAGTTATATTCAGGTCAGTCTTTCGATAATCAGGCTCATCGTGGCGGCAAATCACTGTATCCGGAGAATACAATTCCGGCCATGAAAAACGCTTTAAAAATGAATGTCACCACCCTGGAAATGGATCTGGCGATCACAAAGGATAAAAAGGTAATTCTTTCTCATGATGCTTTTCTTTCACCTGAATTGGTTACCAAGCCCGATGGAACATATATTCCGGAAGATTCAGGATTTTATTATAAGATTTATGACATGCCCTATGCTAAAATTAAAACATTTGACGTTGGTTTAAAGAAACTGGACCGATATCCGGACCAAAAGAAAATGAAGGTGCAAAAACCCCTTTTTTCCGAGGTAATTGACGCTTGTGAGGCTTATGCCCGTGAATTGAAAAGACCATTGCCATTTTATAATATTGAAACCAAAACACGTCCGTTTTCAGATAATATTTTTCACCCCGAACCCAGAGAATTTGTAGATCTGATGATGAAAATTATCACTGACAAACACATCCAGGACCGCGTAATTATCCAGTCATTCGATCCCAGAACATTAGAAATCATTCACAAAGAATATCCCGGAGTAATGACCGCTTTACTGGTTGAAAAGGTAGATGATAAAAAGCTTGCGCAACAACAGATGCATTTTAAAAACATACCGCTTGAAAAGTTCAAGCTATATCCTGATCATCTTAACGGTGTAGCAGGAGATTTGAAATTTTTAAGCTTTACTCCTACCATTTACAGCCCGGAACATCATCTTGTTACTCCGGAAATGGTCAGAGAATGCCATGCATCAGGAATGAAAGTTATCCCATGGACAGTGAATACCAAAGAAAGGCTAAAGGAATTGAAAGATATGGGGACTGACGGAGTGATCAGTGATGATCCCAGAATATTTTAA